The following proteins are co-located in the Deltaproteobacteria bacterium genome:
- a CDS encoding histone deacetylase: MNKTAIIWNEKFLQHDTGLGHPERPARLQAIHEVLQGYGKTLAWLTPVLGARVDIARVHTQTHVEQVESTQQRPQSYLDPDTVTSQQSWEAALFAVGSTIDGCQRVLDGEFEHAFALVRPPGHHAETDHAMGFCLFNNIAIAAAHLIASQHLKKIAIIDFDVHHGNGTQHSFYDRDDIFYVSTHQYPFYPGTGSANEKGTGAGAGYTLNLPMAAGAGDEEYKMAFQNKIIPTLQTYQPEMILVSAGYDAHRLDPLANINLTKAGFYSIVAMIHQLALDCCQGKQVYVLEGGYSLEGLKEGVQATLDVLTKKNI, translated from the coding sequence ATGAATAAAACGGCTATCATATGGAACGAAAAATTTTTGCAACATGATACGGGCCTTGGGCATCCCGAAAGACCTGCCCGCTTGCAGGCTATTCATGAGGTATTGCAAGGGTATGGGAAAACCCTGGCTTGGCTTACCCCTGTTTTAGGGGCTAGAGTTGATATTGCTAGGGTTCATACCCAAACTCATGTTGAACAAGTTGAGTCTACCCAACAACGACCTCAATCTTATTTAGACCCCGATACGGTTACAAGCCAACAGAGTTGGGAGGCGGCCTTATTTGCCGTTGGCAGCACAATCGATGGTTGCCAAAGAGTGCTCGATGGAGAATTTGAGCATGCCTTTGCCTTGGTGCGCCCACCTGGCCATCATGCTGAAACAGACCACGCCATGGGGTTTTGTCTCTTTAATAATATTGCGATTGCTGCAGCTCACTTAATCGCGAGTCAGCATTTAAAAAAAATAGCGATCATTGATTTTGATGTGCACCATGGTAATGGCACCCAACATTCGTTTTATGATCGGGATGATATTTTTTATGTTAGCACTCATCAATATCCTTTTTATCCAGGGACGGGATCGGCAAATGAAAAGGGAACCGGAGCTGGTGCAGGGTACACCCTTAACCTACCCATGGCAGCTGGGGCAGGGGATGAAGAATATAAAATGGCCTTTCAAAATAAAATTATTCCTACGCTTCAAACTTATCAACCAGAAATGATCTTAGTCTCAGCCGGTTACGATGCGCATCGTTTAGATCCTTTGGCGAATATCAATTTAACGAAAGCAGGTTTTTATTCCATTGTTGCAATGATTCACCAACTCGCTCTTGATTGTTGCCAAGGGAAACAAGTCTATGTATTAGAAGGCGGGTATAGTTTGGAAGGTCTTAAAGAAGGGGTTCAGGCAACTTTAGATGTATTAACCAAAAAAAATATTTAA
- a CDS encoding peptidylprolyl isomerase yields MTQSRPKVSEPKISTVEPNKKYFATLSTEKGDIKVELYAQDAPLSVTNFIQLAKAGYYDDLTFHRVEPGFVVQGGDPLGNGTGGPGYTVLAEIKRKHLQGALAWARTGDQVNPERRSSGSQFYITLKATSFLDGAYTVFGQTIEGFEVVEKIQRGDKILKVKIEEGA; encoded by the coding sequence ATGACTCAATCCCGACCCAAAGTTTCAGAACCCAAAATTTCAACCGTTGAACCCAATAAAAAATATTTTGCCACCCTATCAACCGAGAAGGGGGATATTAAAGTTGAACTCTATGCTCAAGATGCGCCCCTTTCGGTAACCAATTTTATTCAGTTAGCCAAGGCGGGTTATTATGACGATCTCACTTTTCATCGGGTAGAACCGGGTTTTGTTGTTCAAGGTGGAGATCCTTTAGGCAATGGCACGGGCGGGCCGGGTTACACGGTGCTTGCTGAAATTAAACGCAAACACCTGCAAGGGGCCTTGGCCTGGGCACGTACGGGCGATCAAGTTAACCCAGAACGGCGATCGAGTGGTTCACAATTTTACATCACCTTAAAAGCCACCTCTTTTCTAGATGGCGCCTATACGGTGTTTGGTCAGACCATCGAAGGTTTTGAGGTCGTCGAAAAGATTCAACGAGGCGATAAAATTCTAAAAGTTAAAATAGAAGAGGGTGCTTAA
- a CDS encoding M23 family metallopeptidase — MRSQWVVLCLCLSLLIPSSGYAFVGDLISNEDALVVEDEFQIPSGDVIEVPVLEVEPLKQKPVFDKVTTSASLFFYKDGNEIVPVVDTSTFFKDFRALSMWPLQGIVTSQYGVRRGGKKVVATKGKRRVKLFYSRHHAGVDIAAPIGSPIVSPSEAVVAFVGLKGGYGKTVILDHGKGVTTLYGHNSEIYVDAGEKVKAGELISRVGMTGHSTGPHLHFEIRQGGKAVNPMNYIKGLPVPEESIRTAQYKTY, encoded by the coding sequence ATGAGAAGCCAATGGGTTGTACTTTGCCTTTGTTTATCCCTGCTTATACCTAGTTCTGGTTATGCCTTTGTGGGTGACCTGATTAGTAATGAAGACGCCCTTGTGGTAGAAGATGAGTTTCAAATTCCCAGTGGTGATGTCATTGAAGTTCCTGTTTTAGAAGTAGAGCCTTTAAAACAAAAACCGGTTTTTGATAAAGTTACAACGAGCGCCTCACTTTTCTTCTATAAAGACGGTAATGAGATTGTCCCGGTGGTTGACACCTCCACCTTTTTCAAAGATTTTCGTGCATTGAGCATGTGGCCTTTACAAGGGATTGTGACGAGTCAATATGGGGTGCGACGTGGTGGGAAAAAAGTCGTTGCTACTAAAGGCAAAAGGCGGGTCAAACTTTTTTATTCTCGCCACCATGCTGGCGTTGATATTGCGGCTCCGATTGGTTCGCCTATCGTATCACCGAGTGAGGCCGTGGTTGCTTTTGTGGGTCTCAAAGGTGGTTATGGTAAGACGGTCATTTTAGATCATGGCAAGGGTGTTACCACTCTTTACGGCCATAATTCAGAAATCTATGTTGATGCTGGAGAAAAAGTGAAAGCCGGCGAACTCATTTCTCGCGTTGGCATGACCGGTCATAGCACAGGCCCTCATCTTCATTTTGAAATTCGTCAGGGTGGCAAGGCCGTTAATCCTATGAATTATATCAAAGGATTGCCAGTGCCCGAGGAATCTATCCGAACAGCTCAATACAAAACCTACTAA